One window of Methylococcus sp. EFPC2 genomic DNA carries:
- a CDS encoding 5-(carboxyamino)imidazole ribonucleotide synthase — MAGHILPNAMLGILGGGQLGRMFTMSARAMGYRVTVLDPDRESPAGSLADVHLCAAYDDALALQVLAETCVAVTTEFENVPADTMRYLERHVRVSPSAESVAIAQDRIREKRYINQAGLQTAPFLVVEREADLDQNLSGHVPGILKIARLGYDGKGQIRVKTAEEAKSAFAQMGQQPCVLERMLDLQTEISVIVTRTGPGEAVCFPVAENQHESGILDVSIVPARVPDTIAESARGMALKLAEALDYGGVLAVEFFVLQNGELLINEIAPRPHNSGHYTLDATLVSQFDQQVRAMCGLPPGDTRLLSPVVMVNLLGDIWRDDEPAWDRLLSQPNVHLHLYGKKSARIGRKMGHFNVLAEDVDGALQQALKLKEGLQGRAG; from the coding sequence ATGGCCGGACATATCCTGCCCAATGCCATGCTGGGCATACTCGGGGGCGGCCAGCTGGGCCGCATGTTCACCATGTCGGCCCGAGCCATGGGTTATCGCGTGACCGTGCTCGATCCGGACCGGGAAAGTCCGGCCGGCTCCCTAGCCGACGTCCATCTGTGCGCGGCCTACGATGACGCTCTGGCCCTGCAGGTCCTGGCGGAAACCTGCGTCGCGGTGACCACCGAATTCGAGAACGTGCCGGCGGATACCATGCGCTATCTGGAACGGCACGTCCGCGTCAGTCCTTCGGCGGAATCGGTCGCCATCGCCCAGGACCGGATACGCGAGAAGCGCTACATCAACCAGGCCGGATTGCAGACCGCGCCCTTCCTGGTCGTCGAACGGGAAGCCGACCTCGATCAGAATCTGAGCGGCCATGTGCCGGGCATCCTCAAGATCGCCCGGCTGGGTTACGACGGCAAGGGGCAGATACGCGTCAAGACCGCGGAGGAGGCCAAGTCCGCCTTTGCGCAGATGGGGCAGCAGCCTTGTGTGCTGGAGCGGATGCTCGACCTGCAAACCGAAATCTCGGTCATCGTCACCCGCACCGGGCCTGGTGAGGCGGTTTGCTTCCCGGTGGCGGAAAACCAGCACGAGTCCGGCATACTCGACGTCAGCATCGTGCCGGCCCGCGTGCCGGACACTATCGCGGAAAGTGCACGCGGCATGGCGCTTAAGCTGGCCGAGGCCCTGGATTACGGGGGTGTGCTGGCCGTCGAGTTTTTCGTGTTGCAAAACGGCGAGCTGCTCATCAACGAAATCGCTCCGCGCCCGCACAACAGCGGGCATTACACCCTGGATGCGACCCTGGTCAGTCAGTTCGACCAGCAGGTGAGGGCGATGTGCGGCCTGCCGCCGGGCGACACCCGGTTGCTCAGCCCGGTGGTGATGGTCAATCTGCTCGGCGACATCTGGCGCGACGATGAGCCGGCCTGGGATAGGCTGCTCAGCCAGCCGAACGTGCATTTGCATTTGTACGGCAAGAAGTCGGCCCGCATCGGCCGCAAGATGGGCCATTTCAACGTGCTGGCCGAAGACGTCGACGGCGCCTTGCAGCAGGCTTTGAAACTGAAGGAAGGATTGCAGGGCAGGGCGGGTTAG
- the cysD gene encoding sulfate adenylyltransferase subunit CysD: MTDHTLTHLKQLEAESIHIIREVAAEFENPVMLYSIGKDSAVMLHLAMKAFYPGKPPFPLMHVDTTWKFREMITFRDRMVRELGLELIIHVNEEGVRQGIGPFSHGSKKHTDVMKTEALKQALDKYKFDAAFGGARRDEEKSRAKERVYSFRDQHHRWDPKNQRPELWSLYNGKVNKGESIRVFPLSNWTELDVWQYIYLENIPIVPLYYAKPRPVVERDGVLIMVDDERMPLRPGEVPQMKTVRFRTLGCYPLTGAVESEADTLPAIIQEMLLTRTSERQGRVIDHDQAGSMEEKKKEGYF, encoded by the coding sequence ATGACCGATCACACTCTCACTCACCTCAAGCAACTGGAAGCAGAGAGCATCCACATCATCCGCGAAGTCGCGGCCGAATTCGAAAATCCCGTCATGCTGTACTCCATCGGCAAGGATTCGGCGGTCATGCTGCACCTGGCCATGAAGGCGTTTTATCCCGGCAAGCCGCCTTTTCCGCTGATGCATGTCGATACCACCTGGAAATTCCGCGAGATGATCACGTTCCGGGATCGCATGGTGCGCGAGTTGGGCCTGGAGTTGATCATCCACGTCAACGAAGAAGGCGTGCGCCAGGGCATAGGCCCGTTCAGCCACGGTAGCAAGAAGCACACCGACGTGATGAAAACCGAGGCGCTCAAGCAGGCCTTGGACAAATACAAATTCGATGCGGCTTTCGGCGGCGCGCGCCGCGACGAGGAGAAGTCCCGCGCCAAGGAACGCGTCTATTCCTTCCGCGACCAGCATCATCGCTGGGACCCGAAAAACCAGCGTCCGGAACTGTGGAGCCTGTACAACGGCAAGGTCAACAAAGGCGAGAGCATCCGGGTATTCCCGCTCTCCAACTGGACCGAGCTGGACGTGTGGCAATACATCTATCTGGAAAACATTCCCATCGTGCCGCTTTACTACGCCAAGCCCAGGCCGGTGGTGGAGCGCGACGGCGTGCTCATCATGGTGGACGACGAGCGCATGCCGCTGCGGCCCGGCGAGGTTCCCCAGATGAAGACGGTCCGTTTCCGCACCCTGGGCTGTTATCCGCTGACCGGCGCGGTGGAGTCCGAAGCGGACACGCTGCCGGCCATCATTCAGGAAATGCTGCTGACACGCACGTCGGAACGCCAGGGCCGGGTCATCGACCACGACCAGGCCGGTTCCATGGAAGAAAAGAAGAAGGAAGGGTATTTCTAG
- the cysN gene encoding sulfate adenylyltransferase subunit CysN, whose amino-acid sequence MSHQSDLISTDIHAYLAQHERKELLRFLTCGNVDDGKSTLIGRLLHDSKMIYEDHLAAIQKDSVKSGTTGDDIDLALLVDGLQAEREQGITIDVAYRYFSTAQRKFIIADTPGHEQYTRNMATGASTCDLAIILIDARHGVQTQTRRHSFIVSLLGIKHVVVAINKMDLLGFSRETYETIRADYLAFADKLALRDIHFIPMSALRGDNVVNRSEAMPWFDGLPLMELLNTIEIADDQNFDDLRFPVQWVNRPNLDFRGFSGTVASGIVRRGDTVMALPSRRTSKVKAIVTYDGDQAEAFPPQAVTLTLEDEIDVSRGDMLVRPDNLPHLGSRFEAHIVWMTENPLIPGRQYTIKQTTRCVSGSIPRIHYRIDVNTLAHHAADRLALNEIGRCEIALSAPIAYDAYTRCKTTGSFIVIDRLTNATVGAGMILGPAESDGAVRHVSAEERAARFGQRAVTLWLTGDNRREVAYALERQLFDRGHAAAVIDEDGRDIPAALLARSLNHAGLVCLAAVADVPPVDAGSLVLPADEVDVEKVIELLDPLAGKQDFTI is encoded by the coding sequence ATGTCCCATCAATCCGATCTCATCAGCACCGACATCCACGCCTACCTTGCCCAGCACGAACGCAAGGAACTGCTGCGTTTCCTCACCTGCGGCAACGTCGACGACGGCAAGAGCACCCTGATCGGCCGGCTGCTGCACGATTCCAAGATGATCTACGAGGATCATCTGGCCGCCATCCAGAAGGACAGCGTGAAATCCGGCACCACGGGCGACGACATCGATCTGGCCTTGCTGGTGGACGGTCTGCAGGCCGAGCGCGAGCAAGGCATCACCATCGACGTGGCCTACCGCTATTTCTCGACCGCCCAGCGCAAGTTCATCATCGCCGACACGCCGGGCCACGAGCAGTACACCCGCAACATGGCGACCGGCGCATCCACCTGCGACCTAGCCATCATCCTGATCGACGCCCGCCACGGGGTGCAGACCCAGACGCGGCGCCACAGCTTCATCGTGTCGCTGCTGGGCATCAAGCATGTGGTCGTGGCGATCAACAAGATGGATTTGCTGGGTTTCAGCCGCGAGACTTACGAAACGATACGCGCGGACTATCTGGCGTTCGCCGACAAGCTGGCCCTGCGCGACATCCACTTCATCCCCATGTCCGCCCTGCGGGGCGACAACGTGGTCAACCGCAGCGAGGCGATGCCCTGGTTCGACGGCCTACCCCTGATGGAATTGCTGAACACCATCGAAATCGCCGACGACCAGAATTTCGACGATCTGCGCTTCCCCGTGCAATGGGTCAACCGGCCCAACCTGGACTTCCGCGGTTTCAGCGGCACCGTGGCCTCGGGTATCGTGCGCCGGGGCGACACGGTCATGGCCTTGCCGTCCCGCCGGACCAGCAAGGTCAAGGCCATCGTGACTTACGACGGCGATCAAGCCGAGGCCTTCCCCCCTCAGGCGGTCACGCTGACGCTGGAGGACGAGATCGACGTCAGCCGCGGCGACATGCTGGTGCGGCCCGACAATCTGCCCCACCTCGGTTCGCGCTTCGAGGCGCACATCGTCTGGATGACCGAGAATCCGCTGATTCCGGGGCGCCAGTACACGATCAAACAGACCACCCGCTGCGTCAGCGGGTCCATCCCGCGCATCCATTACCGCATCGACGTCAACACGCTGGCGCATCATGCGGCCGACCGCCTGGCGCTCAACGAGATCGGCCGCTGCGAGATCGCCCTCAGCGCGCCCATCGCCTACGACGCCTACACCCGCTGCAAGACCACCGGCTCATTCATCGTCATCGACCGGCTGACCAATGCGACCGTCGGCGCCGGGATGATACTGGGGCCGGCCGAGTCCGACGGAGCCGTCCGCCACGTGAGCGCGGAAGAGCGCGCCGCCCGCTTCGGCCAGCGCGCCGTCACCTTGTGGCTGACCGGCGACAACCGGCGCGAGGTCGCCTACGCCCTGGAACGGCAGTTGTTCGATCGCGGACACGCCGCCGCGGTGATCGACGAAGACGGCCGGGATATCCCGGCGGCATTGCTGGCCCGTAGCCTCAACCACGCGGGCCTGGTGTGTCTCGCCGCCGTCGCGGACGTGCCGCCCGTGGATGCCGGCAGCCTGGTGCTCCCGGCCGACGAGGTTGACGTGGAAAAAGTCATCGAACTGCTCGACCCCCTGGCCGGCAAGCAGGACTTCACGATCTGA
- a CDS encoding cytochrome c5 family protein translates to MKTALTSAALALSCLLAACAENAPAKRTAQKADFERGMRVYQATCGVCHESGRNGAPSLEDVEEWDERSLEWTSLMKDHVTHGFMGMTAQGGRARLSEQDIADALYYMTIKIRAEEN, encoded by the coding sequence ATGAAGACAGCATTAACCAGCGCCGCTCTCGCCCTGTCCTGCCTACTCGCCGCGTGCGCCGAGAATGCTCCGGCGAAGCGGACGGCACAAAAAGCCGATTTCGAACGCGGCATGCGTGTCTATCAAGCCACATGCGGCGTATGCCATGAAAGCGGACGCAACGGAGCGCCCTCTCTGGAAGACGTGGAAGAATGGGACGAGCGGTCTCTGGAATGGACCTCCCTGATGAAGGACCATGTCACGCACGGTTTCATGGGCATGACGGCGCAAGGAGGCCGCGCCCGGCTGAGCGAGCAGGACATAGCCGATGCTTTGTATTACATGACCATCAAGATCCGGGCGGAGGAGAATTGA
- the glnE gene encoding bifunctional [glutamate--ammonia ligase]-adenylyl-L-tyrosine phosphorylase/[glutamate--ammonia-ligase] adenylyltransferase: protein MQPRFTGLPAELKLAAENLWADFLASGIAIPDLPVERGALLEGSLGTVWAASPFVAEQCVRRPASWFELLTGELLFEARAESSCRRELAALLAGAGTEAELMAILRYFRNREMVRVAWRDIAGWANLDETLADLSNLAEACVAESLEWLFLRACELRGTPLNRGGQPQRLVVLGMGKLGARELNYSSDIDLIFAYEEEGQLPDKKETSYSEFYTRLGRSLVKVLDEVTGDGFVFRVDMRLRPFGDAGPLAMSFDAMERYYQSQAREWERYAMVKARAIAGDAPAIRALDDIRRPFVYRRYLDYRAFGELRELKRKIALELQRKDRQDNVKLGPGGIREIEFIGQAFQLIRGGQEKRLRERDILTVLDRLGELEHLPRNIVQRLKEAYRFLRLTENRIQQYADQQTHDLPADPLRRLALAHGMGYADWNGFKAALDAVRLGVHEIFEQVISAPQTAEGETENRQWLEQDDAMWRKSLIELGLREPEPLLPLLLAFGQSTAIRRVTTRGAAELNRIMPLLLRAVGGVQEPAETLARILKVLEAIAGRNVYFTLLAENPLALSQLVKLAAASSWITQYIADHPLLLDDLLDPAGLYTPLSREQLRAELDARLGSVDTGDTEQLMTVLRQFKQSNVLRIAVADIMGVIPIMVVSDYLTWLAEVLVEEALARAWQQTCERHGPPPGGQGDRVQGFAVIAYGKAGGIELGYASDLDLVFLYGGVDDNAVTQGASPIPSAQFYARVAKRMISILTTQMLSGALYEIDLRLRPSGSSGLLVSSLAAYQHYQLHESWTWEQQALVRARFIAGDPAVGERFLAIRRQSLARPREIGTLRREVREMREKMRINLEHKDSALFDLKQGAGGIADIEFLVQFGVLSGASEHPDALTRWTDVVRLLESLRDSGFLSADDAALLKQAYCRYRELGHRAALLDQSALAPPAEFADLRDRVLSIWRTYLEG, encoded by the coding sequence ATGCAGCCTCGTTTCACCGGGCTGCCGGCTGAGTTGAAGCTCGCGGCCGAAAACCTTTGGGCCGATTTCCTCGCAAGCGGCATCGCGATCCCCGACCTGCCGGTCGAGCGCGGTGCGCTTCTGGAAGGAAGCCTGGGAACGGTCTGGGCCGCCAGCCCCTTCGTCGCGGAGCAATGCGTGCGGCGGCCGGCCTCATGGTTCGAATTGCTGACCGGCGAATTGCTGTTCGAGGCCAGGGCCGAATCCTCTTGCCGGCGCGAGTTGGCGGCCCTGCTGGCCGGGGCTGGGACGGAAGCGGAGCTGATGGCCATCCTGCGCTACTTCCGCAACCGCGAGATGGTGCGCGTCGCCTGGCGCGACATCGCCGGCTGGGCGAATCTGGACGAAACCCTGGCCGATCTCTCGAACCTGGCCGAAGCCTGCGTGGCCGAGAGCCTGGAGTGGCTGTTTCTGCGCGCCTGCGAGTTGCGCGGTACGCCGCTGAACCGGGGCGGCCAGCCTCAGCGCCTGGTGGTGTTGGGTATGGGCAAGCTGGGCGCGCGCGAGCTGAATTATTCCTCGGACATCGATCTGATCTTCGCCTACGAGGAAGAAGGCCAGTTGCCGGACAAGAAAGAGACCAGCTACTCCGAGTTCTATACCCGGCTGGGCCGCTCCCTGGTCAAGGTGCTGGACGAGGTTACCGGCGACGGCTTCGTCTTTCGCGTCGACATGCGGCTCCGCCCCTTCGGCGATGCCGGCCCCCTGGCCATGAGTTTCGACGCCATGGAGCGCTATTACCAGAGCCAGGCGCGCGAATGGGAGCGCTACGCCATGGTCAAGGCGCGGGCGATCGCGGGCGATGCGCCGGCCATCCGCGCGCTGGACGACATCCGCCGGCCTTTCGTCTACCGGCGTTACCTCGATTACCGCGCCTTCGGCGAGCTGCGCGAGTTGAAGCGCAAGATCGCCCTGGAACTGCAGCGCAAGGACCGGCAGGACAACGTCAAGCTGGGGCCGGGCGGCATCCGCGAGATCGAATTCATAGGCCAGGCTTTCCAGCTCATCCGCGGAGGACAGGAAAAGCGCCTGCGCGAGCGGGACATCCTGACGGTCCTGGACCGGCTGGGCGAACTGGAACATCTGCCCAGGAATATCGTGCAGCGGTTGAAGGAGGCCTACCGCTTCCTGCGCCTGACGGAAAACCGCATCCAGCAATACGCCGACCAGCAGACCCACGACCTGCCCGCCGACCCGTTGCGCCGCCTGGCTCTGGCCCACGGCATGGGATACGCCGACTGGAACGGGTTCAAGGCCGCTCTGGATGCCGTGCGCCTCGGGGTGCACGAGATCTTCGAGCAGGTGATATCCGCGCCGCAGACCGCCGAAGGCGAAACCGAAAACCGCCAGTGGCTGGAGCAGGACGATGCCATGTGGCGCAAATCCCTGATCGAGCTGGGCTTGCGGGAGCCCGAGCCCTTGCTGCCCCTGCTGCTCGCCTTCGGGCAGTCGACCGCCATACGGCGCGTCACGACCCGCGGCGCCGCCGAGCTGAACCGGATCATGCCGCTGCTGCTGCGGGCCGTCGGCGGTGTCCAGGAGCCGGCCGAAACGCTGGCGCGCATCCTCAAGGTGCTCGAAGCCATCGCCGGCCGCAACGTCTATTTCACCCTGCTGGCCGAGAATCCCCTGGCCTTGTCGCAGCTGGTGAAACTGGCGGCGGCCAGCTCCTGGATCACCCAGTACATCGCCGACCATCCGCTGCTGCTGGACGACTTGCTGGATCCGGCAGGCCTCTACACGCCGCTCAGCCGCGAACAACTGCGGGCCGAACTGGACGCCCGTCTCGGTTCGGTGGACACCGGCGACACCGAGCAGTTGATGACCGTGCTGCGCCAGTTCAAGCAATCCAATGTTTTGCGCATCGCCGTGGCCGATATCATGGGGGTCATCCCCATCATGGTGGTCAGCGACTATCTCACCTGGCTGGCCGAAGTCCTCGTCGAGGAAGCGCTCGCCCGCGCCTGGCAGCAGACCTGCGAACGCCACGGCCCGCCGCCGGGAGGGCAGGGCGATCGCGTTCAGGGTTTCGCGGTGATCGCCTACGGCAAGGCCGGAGGTATCGAACTGGGCTACGCCTCGGATCTGGATTTGGTATTTCTCTACGGCGGCGTGGACGACAACGCGGTCACCCAGGGCGCGAGCCCCATCCCCAGCGCGCAGTTTTACGCGCGGGTGGCCAAGCGCATGATCTCCATCCTCACCACCCAGATGTTGTCGGGAGCGCTCTACGAGATCGATCTGCGCCTGCGGCCCAGCGGCAGTTCCGGCCTGCTGGTGAGCAGCCTGGCGGCTTACCAGCATTACCAGTTGCACGAGTCCTGGACCTGGGAGCAGCAGGCCCTGGTGCGAGCGCGCTTCATCGCGGGCGACCCCGCGGTGGGCGAGCGGTTTCTGGCCATACGCCGGCAAAGCCTGGCCCGTCCGCGCGAGATCGGCACCCTGCGGCGCGAGGTGAGGGAGATGCGCGAGAAGATGCGGATCAACCTGGAGCACAAGGACAGCGCGCTGTTCGACCTCAAGCAAGGCGCGGGCGGTATTGCCGACATCGAGTTTCTTGTACAATTCGGCGTTCTTTCGGGCGCTTCCGAACACCCCGACGCGCTCACGCGCTGGACCGACGTGGTGCGGCTGCTGGAGTCCTTGCGGGACAGCGGATTTCTCTCGGCGGACGATGCGGCCCTGCTGAAACAGGCCTACTGCCGCTACCGCGAACTCGGCCATAGGGCGGCGCTGCTGGATCAGTCCGCGCTGGCGCCGCCGGCCGAGTTCGCCGATCTGCGCGACCGTGTCCTATCGATTTGGCGCACCTACCTGGAAGGCTAG
- a CDS encoding branched-chain amino acid transaminase, with protein MAMDDRDGVIWLDGEWLPWREAKTHVLTHTLHYGCGVFEGVRAYNTERGTAIFRLRDHTDRLFRSAHIMHMKLPYDKDTLDAVQLDALRRNHLSSAYLRPMAFLGAEGMGLHAANLNVHVMVAAWEWGSYLGAENMEKGIKVRTSSYTRNHVNSVMSKAKANGNYVNSILAVREAVEAGCDEALLLDHEGYVAEGSGENFFIVRKGKLYTPDLTSALEGITRETILTIAAEQGLQVIEKRITRDEVYIADEAFFTGTAAEVTPIRELDGRSIGSGGRGPITAKLQALYFDYVYGRRADHADWLSHTG; from the coding sequence ATGGCGATGGATGACAGAGACGGCGTCATCTGGCTGGACGGCGAATGGCTGCCCTGGCGGGAAGCCAAGACCCACGTGCTGACCCACACCCTGCACTACGGCTGCGGCGTGTTCGAAGGCGTGCGCGCTTACAACACGGAGCGCGGGACGGCGATTTTCCGCCTGCGCGACCACACCGACCGGCTGTTCCGTTCGGCTCACATCATGCACATGAAGCTGCCCTACGATAAGGACACCCTGGACGCCGTGCAGCTCGACGCCTTGCGCCGCAACCACCTGTCCAGCGCCTATCTCCGGCCCATGGCTTTCCTGGGCGCCGAAGGCATGGGCCTGCATGCGGCCAATTTGAACGTCCACGTCATGGTCGCGGCCTGGGAATGGGGCAGCTATCTGGGTGCCGAAAACATGGAGAAGGGCATCAAGGTGCGCACTTCCTCCTACACCCGCAATCATGTCAACAGCGTGATGAGCAAGGCCAAGGCCAACGGCAACTACGTCAATTCCATACTGGCGGTCCGCGAAGCCGTCGAGGCCGGTTGCGACGAGGCTCTGCTGCTGGACCATGAGGGCTATGTGGCGGAAGGCAGCGGCGAGAACTTCTTCATCGTACGCAAAGGCAAGCTTTACACGCCGGATCTGACCTCCGCGCTGGAAGGCATCACCCGCGAAACCATACTGACCATCGCCGCCGAACAGGGGCTGCAAGTGATCGAAAAGCGCATCACCCGCGACGAGGTCTATATTGCCGACGAAGCTTTCTTCACCGGCACCGCCGCCGAAGTCACGCCCATTCGCGAGCTGGACGGGCGCAGCATAGGCTCGGGCGGGCGCGGTCCTATCACGGCCAAGCTGCAAGCGCTCTATTTCGACTACGTCTACGGCCGGCGAGCCGATCACGCCGACTGGTTGAGCCATACCGGCTGA